The following are from one region of the Nicotiana tomentosiformis chromosome 7, ASM39032v3, whole genome shotgun sequence genome:
- the LOC104101583 gene encoding uncharacterized protein — protein sequence MRKRLFSSVAPPPSPIPTGRGSRSAVNSILGEYIDQSIHVPHLTLPKNTYRWVLDEIHYPSLLLRENDVMNRLLSSAAEFGVVRIIGRGISGEELRTMLTENEWLFGLSSEKYANYDKFVWDWSDNTMEQMAKVAMGEQNFLFFR from the coding sequence ATGAGAAAACGTTTGTTCTCGTCCGTAGCACCACCACCTTCTCCGATTCCCACAGGCAGAGGGTCACGTTCGGCTGTCAACTCAATCTTGGGAGAGTACATTGATCAATCTATCCACGTTCCTCACTTGACTCTCCCGAAAAATACATATCGTTGGGTGCTTGATGAAATCCATTATCCGTCACTTTTGCTGAGGGAAAATGATGTAATGAATAGGTTGTTGAGCTCTGCTGCTGAATTCGGAGTGGTTAGGATTATTGGTCGCGGCATATCTGGTGAAGAGTTAAGAACAATGCTGACTGAGAATGAATGGTTGTTTGGATTATCAAGTGAAAAGTATGCTAATTATGATAAGTTCGTTTGGGATTGGTCTGATAACACGATGGAACAAATGGCCAAGGTTGCGATGGGGGAGcaaaattttctatttttccGGTAA